From Asterias rubens chromosome 6, eAstRub1.3, whole genome shotgun sequence, one genomic window encodes:
- the LOC117291245 gene encoding transaldolase-like, with protein MSSPKRQKMASLLEQLKQQSTVVADTGDFELIQQYQPTDATTNPSLLLAAAKIEKYHHLIDDAVKYGKANGSTMDEQVTATMDKLFVNFGVEILKIVPGRVSTEVDARLSFDIEKQIEKGKKLIKLYEDQGIDKSRVLIKLSSTWEGIQAARKLEAEYGITCNLTLLFSFAQAVACAEANVTLISPFVGRIMDWYKAHTGKSGYEATEDPGVISVKKIYNYYKKFGYKTVVMGASFRNIGEITELAGVDYITISPKLLEELKVTNAPLTRKLSVEEAQKLDLEKISLKEQQFRYLHNEDRMAVEKLSDGIRNFAADAIKLENMLKEKLA; from the exons ATGTCATCTCCGAAGCGACAGAAAATGGCATCTCTTTTGGAACAGCTCAAGCAGCAGTCGACTGTAGTGGCGGATACGGGAGATTTCGAAC TCATCCAGCAGTATCAGCCCACTGATGCCACCACCAATCCATCACTGCTCTTGGCTGCAGCTAAGATTGAAAAATACCATCATCTCATCGATGATGCCGTCAAGTATGGCAAAGCCAATGGAAG CACAATGGACGAGCAGGTCACAGCAACCATGGACAAGCTTTTTGTCAACTTCGGTGTTGAGATTCTGAAGATCGTACCGGGGAGGGTCTCCACTGAGGTCGATGCTCG CCTGTCATTTGATATTGAGAAGCAGATTGAGAAGGGCAAGAAGTTGATTAAGTTGTACGAAGACCAAGGTATTGACAAGAGCCGTGTCCTGATCAAACTCAGCTCAACTTGGGAAGGAATCCAGGCAGCAAG GAAGTTGGAGGCTGAATATGGCATAACCTGTAACCTGACTCTGCTGTTCTCATTTGCACAG GCTGTCGCTTGTGCCGAGGCTAATGTCACCCTCATTTCACCATTCGTTGGTCGTATCATGGATTGGTACAAGGCTCACACCGGCAAGTCTGGATATGAAGCAACCGAAGACCCAG GAGTGATAAGCGTGAAAAAGATCTACAACTACTACAAGAAGTTTGGGTACAAGACTGTTGTGATGGGAGCATCATTCCGCAACATCGGTGAAATCACGGAGCTGGCTGGAGTGGATTACATAACAATCAG TCCCAAGTTGCTGGAAGAACTGAAGGTTACCAATGCTCCATTAACGCGCAAGTTGTCTGTTGAAGAAG CGCAAAAACTTGACTTGGAGAAGATCTCCCTGAAGGAACAGCAGTTTCGTTACCTCCACAATGAGGACAGGATGGCTGTGGAAAAACTCTCAGACGGAATCCGCAATTTTGCGGCCGATGCCATCAAGCTGGAGAACATGCTGAAGGAGAAGCTTGCTTAG